One window of Botrimarina mediterranea genomic DNA carries:
- a CDS encoding class I SAM-dependent methyltransferase, which yields MQRLPDWRLPPGVPRGAWDYTQLRSIADDYDAYHADNPLFAFEESVLAETFGEPPTLVGGVSSSGVIADLGCGSGRALLPLVRRGWRGLAIDLSDAMLDVVRAKADAESLPVECVCANLVEMTPDLVADESADHAMCLFSTLGMIRGREHRLTALRHMRRILKPDGKLVLHVHNFWFNLRDPGGPWWALRSLAKGAVGKGGYETGDKTYPYRGVPNFFLHVFRERELRRDLCEANLKVLRWLSLDVARRHALPRPWLFPSLRTNGWIIVCQKE from the coding sequence ATGCAGCGGCTTCCCGATTGGCGACTCCCCCCCGGCGTGCCGCGTGGCGCGTGGGACTACACGCAGCTGCGGTCGATCGCCGATGACTACGACGCCTACCACGCCGATAACCCCCTCTTTGCGTTCGAAGAGAGCGTACTCGCAGAGACCTTTGGCGAGCCCCCAACGTTAGTTGGGGGAGTTTCTAGCAGTGGAGTAATCGCCGACCTCGGTTGCGGCAGCGGCCGGGCGCTGCTGCCGCTCGTGCGTCGTGGCTGGCGGGGCCTGGCGATCGACCTCTCCGACGCGATGCTCGACGTGGTGCGCGCGAAGGCCGATGCCGAATCGCTGCCGGTCGAGTGTGTCTGCGCGAACCTCGTCGAGATGACTCCGGACCTCGTCGCCGATGAATCGGCCGACCACGCCATGTGCCTGTTCAGCACCCTGGGCATGATCCGCGGCCGCGAGCACCGCCTCACCGCGCTGCGGCACATGCGGCGTATCCTGAAGCCGGACGGCAAGCTCGTGCTGCACGTCCACAACTTCTGGTTCAACTTGCGCGACCCCGGCGGCCCCTGGTGGGCGCTGCGTAGTTTGGCGAAGGGCGCCGTCGGGAAGGGCGGCTACGAAACGGGCGACAAGACTTATCCGTACCGCGGCGTTCCCAACTTCTTCCTGCACGTCTTCCGCGAGCGCGAGTTGCGGCGAGACCTCTGCGAAGCGAACCTCAAGGTGCTGCGCTGGCTCTCTCTCGACGTCGCCCGACGCCACGCGCTCCCACGGCCTTGGTTGTTCCCATCGCTACGGACGAACGGGTGGATCATTGTTTGTCAGAAGGAATGA
- the panB gene encoding 3-methyl-2-oxobutanoate hydroxymethyltransferase, whose amino-acid sequence MTQITAPQFTARKGAAEKLVVLTAYDYTTAQLIDEAGVDAILIGDSLGMVVQGRGSTLGVTLDQMIYHAEMVGRAVTKALTVVDLPFPINHYDTGAAIDAAARILKETGCQSVKLEGGEAQADTIHALVTAGIPVMAHVGLRPQSVHQLGGYKVQRDEQRLLADARAASEAGAYGMVIECVPSEIAKSITAAVPIPTIGIGAGPDCDGQVLVIHDVLGMTTGYVPRFVRSYAKVGETIKEATAAFAKDVRGGEFPGPGEAFK is encoded by the coding sequence ATGACTCAGATCACCGCCCCGCAGTTCACCGCCCGGAAGGGCGCCGCCGAGAAGCTGGTCGTTCTTACCGCGTACGACTACACGACGGCGCAGCTCATCGATGAGGCTGGCGTCGACGCCATTCTCATCGGCGACAGCCTCGGCATGGTCGTGCAGGGACGCGGCAGCACGCTGGGCGTCACGCTCGATCAGATGATCTACCACGCCGAGATGGTCGGCCGCGCGGTCACCAAGGCGCTGACGGTGGTCGACCTGCCGTTCCCGATCAACCACTACGACACGGGCGCCGCGATCGACGCGGCCGCGCGGATCCTCAAGGAGACGGGCTGCCAGAGCGTCAAGCTCGAAGGGGGGGAGGCCCAGGCCGACACGATCCACGCCCTGGTGACGGCGGGCATCCCCGTGATGGCCCACGTCGGCCTGCGTCCGCAGAGCGTCCACCAATTAGGCGGCTACAAGGTGCAGCGAGACGAACAACGCCTGCTCGCCGACGCCCGCGCCGCCAGCGAAGCCGGCGCGTACGGCATGGTGATCGAGTGCGTGCCGAGCGAGATCGCCAAGTCGATCACCGCCGCGGTCCCGATCCCCACCATTGGCATCGGCGCCGGCCCCGACTGCGACGGCCAAGTCCTCGTGATCCACGACGTGCTCGGCATGACGACGGGTTACGTCCCACGTTTCGTGCGGAGCTACGCGAAAGTCGGCGAGACGATCAAGGAAGCGACCGCGGCGTTTGCGAAGGACGTGCGCGGGGGGGAGTTTCCGGGGCCGGGCGAGGCGTTTAAGTGA
- a CDS encoding redoxin domain-containing protein produces MRAQLCALLFSALAPAFAFAQVADTEKLLPQRLLQLVHTPEVQAELKLTPGKQAALEKLLTKLDAVWLPSRNLSPDEMRTTVAGLEEQVRQWVVANLSKQQARRLHQLECQAQGVRAMLREAMGKRLELSPEQINGFLTRAQATEAVQEELRQAQQSGSPTEEIQTRLKETVAAEQAALAEALTPQQHEAMWKLLGEPFDTSKLTRIYPLAPEFVRVDDWINSKPLTLKSFRGKVVLVHFYAFQCHNCHANFDIYKRWHDELAEKGVVLIGIQTPETSSERDPKLVKAAAAERGLEFPILVDLESKNWAAWGNTMWPTVYVVDKNGYIRSWWMGELNWQGATGDKSIEEMVEVALAEAGPEEKS; encoded by the coding sequence ATGCGGGCTCAACTCTGCGCTCTGCTGTTCTCGGCCCTAGCGCCGGCGTTCGCCTTTGCTCAAGTAGCCGACACCGAGAAGCTCCTGCCGCAACGGCTGTTGCAGCTGGTGCATACGCCCGAGGTGCAGGCCGAGCTCAAGCTCACGCCCGGCAAGCAAGCGGCGCTTGAAAAACTGCTCACGAAGTTGGACGCGGTTTGGCTGCCGTCGCGGAACTTGTCGCCCGACGAGATGCGGACGACGGTCGCCGGCCTCGAGGAGCAGGTCCGACAATGGGTCGTCGCGAACCTTTCCAAGCAGCAAGCGCGCCGGCTCCATCAACTCGAGTGCCAGGCGCAGGGCGTGCGCGCGATGCTCCGCGAAGCGATGGGCAAGCGACTTGAGTTATCGCCCGAGCAAATCAACGGCTTTCTGACGCGGGCCCAAGCCACCGAAGCGGTCCAGGAAGAGTTGCGGCAGGCACAGCAAAGCGGATCGCCGACCGAGGAAATACAGACACGTCTCAAGGAAACCGTCGCGGCGGAACAAGCGGCGCTCGCTGAGGCGCTGACGCCTCAGCAACACGAGGCGATGTGGAAGCTGCTCGGCGAACCATTCGACACGTCGAAGCTCACGCGTATTTATCCGCTTGCGCCGGAGTTCGTGCGCGTAGACGACTGGATCAACTCGAAGCCGCTGACGCTCAAGTCGTTCCGTGGAAAGGTGGTGCTGGTCCACTTCTACGCGTTCCAGTGCCACAACTGCCATGCGAACTTCGACATCTACAAGCGTTGGCACGACGAACTGGCGGAGAAGGGCGTGGTGCTGATTGGCATCCAAACGCCGGAGACTTCGAGCGAACGCGACCCCAAGCTGGTGAAGGCGGCGGCCGCCGAACGTGGACTCGAGTTCCCGATCCTCGTGGACCTGGAGAGCAAGAACTGGGCGGCGTGGGGCAACACGATGTGGCCGACCGTGTATGTCGTCGACAAGAACGGTTACATCCGCTCGTGGTGGATGGGCGAGCTGAACTGGCAAGGCGCGACGGGGGACAAGTCGATCGAAGAGATGGTCGAGGTGGCGCTGGCGGAAGCGGGGCCTGAAGAGAAGTCGTAG